A part of Deltaproteobacteria bacterium genomic DNA contains:
- a CDS encoding tetratricopeptide repeat protein, with protein sequence MRRHTSWLVGLALMTACGPKPEAPEVAPPEPVEESVAEPEVSAPEEVAAGPDVVVEAAEPSEATAEPAAETITPEVDNTTDAAPEAAPAENAPVVEDAPVTAEDPTPAIFDRGLVLVASDRAAALARFDEVLVLKPEDPITLFNKAALLESMAKSQEAEPIYQAILEKNPDFTRAAAALATIAEKRGDLQKADELLTKAWKKTKESTMAATGLARLRVRQGNLDDAHNYAIAALRADERNAEAMEALGMVYRRQGKVELSQTALRQAVEIDPLLATAHNELGLVMLDLENVRAANLSFENAVAAGPNIAAFRNNLGVLQNELGAFRGAVESFSKAAELEPTRAEYQLNLGTALRNDMKYVEAEKSYLKALELNPELHGAIYNIGILYIDNEMPDHGVIQRFEKAIKNLNDYKTKVTVTKEEDEVIAGYLATAEKEIVKEQKRDARRLKREERKRKKAEKARLKAEAEAAEAAAEAEAAGLPAPGTEGEGAPEGEGAPEGDQSEANQENKEDGADEGSETGNQG encoded by the coding sequence CGACGTCGTCGTTGAGGCTGCAGAGCCATCGGAAGCAACCGCCGAGCCGGCAGCTGAAACCATTACACCCGAAGTCGACAATACTACCGACGCCGCTCCTGAAGCAGCGCCCGCGGAAAATGCACCAGTAGTAGAAGATGCACCGGTTACTGCTGAGGATCCAACACCTGCTATCTTTGATCGTGGGCTGGTATTGGTTGCCAGTGACCGAGCAGCCGCATTGGCACGTTTCGATGAGGTCTTGGTACTTAAACCCGAAGATCCAATAACGCTTTTCAACAAAGCTGCTCTTTTGGAGTCTATGGCCAAGTCGCAAGAAGCTGAGCCTATCTACCAAGCAATCTTAGAAAAGAATCCGGATTTTACCCGGGCAGCGGCAGCGCTCGCGACCATCGCCGAAAAACGCGGCGATTTGCAAAAGGCCGACGAACTGCTGACTAAAGCCTGGAAGAAAACCAAAGAATCCACGATGGCGGCTACCGGTCTAGCTCGCCTCAGGGTTCGCCAAGGTAACCTAGACGATGCTCACAACTACGCAATTGCCGCCTTACGAGCTGATGAGCGTAATGCAGAAGCTATGGAAGCTCTTGGGATGGTGTATCGGAGACAAGGAAAGGTCGAACTGAGTCAAACAGCCCTAAGGCAAGCGGTGGAGATCGATCCTTTGTTGGCTACTGCTCATAATGAACTTGGGCTGGTCATGCTCGACCTCGAAAATGTACGTGCCGCTAATCTTTCCTTTGAGAATGCGGTGGCGGCAGGCCCGAATATCGCAGCATTTCGAAATAACCTTGGTGTATTACAAAACGAGCTGGGAGCCTTTCGCGGTGCAGTCGAATCTTTCAGCAAGGCAGCAGAGTTAGAGCCAACACGTGCCGAGTACCAATTGAATCTGGGAACAGCCCTGCGAAACGACATGAAGTATGTTGAAGCGGAGAAGTCTTATCTGAAGGCGTTAGAGCTCAACCCTGAACTTCATGGAGCCATCTATAATATCGGGATTTTGTACATCGATAATGAGATGCCCGACCATGGTGTTATCCAGCGCTTCGAAAAGGCCATCAAGAATCTAAACGACTACAAGACAAAAGTCACCGTTACTAAAGAAGAAGATGAAGTGATCGCTGGTTACTTGGCGACAGCCGAAAAAGAGATCGTCAAAGAGCAAAAGCGTGATGCGAGGCGTCTCAAGCGCGAAGAACGCAAACGCAAGAAGGCGGAGAAAGCACGTCTCAAGGCAGAAGCTGAGGCCGCAGAAGCGGCGGCTGAAGCCGAAGCAGCGGGCCTACCTGCACCAGGCACTGAAGGCGAAGGCGCTCCTGAAGGTGAAGGCGCTCCTGAAGGCGATCAAAGCGAAGCTAACCAAGAAAACAAAGAAGATGGGGCTGATGAGGGCTCGGAAACCGGAAACCAGGGCTAA
- a CDS encoding MotA/TolQ/ExbB proton channel family protein has translation MLAGAAKFFVDGGAFMWPIAITSVFGVAIMVERVIFLFFKYNINANQFMAQIQKLVMANNIDRAIKLCNAAPSAALPKVIKAGLTRANKGEIEIANAIEEASLEVIPNITKRTPTLQAVSNVATMLGLLGTIMGLIEAFDAVAKAPPDQKTTMLTAAIAIAMNTTAFGLIVAIPTIAAYVFLNNTVKKIIDEIDQYSVKLQNLLVSRGKGAQSPLDR, from the coding sequence ATGCTGGCAGGTGCAGCTAAATTTTTTGTCGACGGTGGAGCATTTATGTGGCCCATCGCGATTACGTCCGTTTTTGGTGTTGCGATTATGGTTGAACGCGTAATCTTCTTGTTTTTCAAGTACAACATCAATGCTAATCAATTTATGGCTCAGATTCAGAAGTTAGTTATGGCTAACAACATCGATCGCGCCATTAAGCTTTGTAATGCTGCTCCTTCGGCTGCATTGCCAAAGGTAATCAAGGCAGGTCTTACCCGTGCAAACAAGGGTGAGATTGAAATTGCAAATGCTATCGAGGAAGCTTCTTTGGAAGTTATCCCGAACATCACCAAGCGTACACCAACGCTACAGGCCGTTTCTAACGTTGCCACGATGCTCGGACTTCTCGGTACAATTATGGGTCTTATCGAAGCATTTGACGCTGTTGCAAAAGCTCCACCAGATCAGAAAACAACAATGTTGACCGCAGCGATTGCGATTGCGATGAACACGACTGCTTTCGGTCTAATCGTAGCGATTCCAACAATTGCGGCATACGTCTTCCTTAACAACACTGTTAAGAAGATCATTGATGAAATTGACCAGTACTCGGTCAAGCTTCAGAACCTACTTGTATCACGTGGTAAGGGTGCTCAAAGCCCCCTAGACCGCTAA
- a CDS encoding AgmX/PglI C-terminal domain-containing protein, with protein sequence MSNNMQAGSQKVLRACVVQRGRVIEEKRLEEREALSLGQAARNTFSISDAGLPASHTLFSTKAGYYELVLDEGMKGQISIDGTANPVDMQTLKAQGLLKKKGNQYTLPLNDKHRGKVVIGDITVIFQFVVPPPAPPAPRLPPAAKGTIAQQMDWAFAGILVASLILHGAITLYAVNAPQPEVVSLMETESRFAELIIPDKPKDKPKPKKKKDDKKGPKDDKSKKKTAKAEEDKPKEKKEREPPADKQEAKAQAQRKAKAREALAGKGILAILGSKTGSGSAVANVLAEGGVGGDLDSAFEGVSGVGVATAGGERTKRGGGTGEAASIGGLATKGGGKVGAGTKKKRRVASAKFSGVEADGSLDPGKITKVVKRGQKAIQACYEKQLKRDDGLAGKIEIEVVISEKGKVSEVVITDDSVGSRELTSCIKSRVKRWRFPAPDDGEVSFVTSFIFASQG encoded by the coding sequence ATGTCCAATAATATGCAAGCGGGAAGTCAAAAAGTCCTGAGAGCCTGCGTGGTACAGCGCGGACGAGTCATTGAAGAAAAACGACTCGAAGAGCGTGAAGCGCTCTCTCTTGGCCAGGCAGCCCGGAATACTTTTTCAATCAGTGATGCTGGACTACCGGCGAGTCATACTCTTTTTTCCACGAAGGCGGGTTATTATGAACTCGTCCTCGATGAGGGAATGAAGGGTCAGATCTCGATCGACGGTACGGCGAATCCTGTTGATATGCAGACTCTGAAAGCACAGGGTTTGTTGAAGAAAAAGGGTAACCAGTACACGTTACCCTTGAACGACAAGCACCGCGGAAAGGTTGTTATCGGTGATATCACCGTAATCTTTCAGTTTGTCGTCCCACCACCTGCGCCACCGGCGCCAAGGTTACCACCCGCAGCCAAAGGAACCATTGCACAGCAAATGGACTGGGCGTTTGCCGGGATTTTGGTGGCGTCTTTAATCCTGCACGGAGCTATTACGCTTTATGCGGTCAATGCCCCGCAGCCTGAAGTCGTAAGTTTGATGGAAACCGAAAGCCGGTTTGCTGAGCTTATTATTCCAGACAAGCCTAAAGATAAGCCTAAGCCAAAGAAGAAAAAAGACGATAAAAAAGGTCCTAAGGACGACAAAAGCAAGAAAAAGACTGCCAAAGCTGAAGAAGACAAGCCAAAAGAGAAAAAGGAGCGTGAGCCACCTGCTGATAAGCAAGAGGCCAAAGCTCAGGCTCAGCGTAAAGCAAAGGCTCGTGAAGCTCTAGCTGGTAAAGGTATTCTCGCCATTCTCGGTTCGAAAACAGGCTCGGGAAGTGCTGTTGCGAACGTCCTTGCAGAAGGTGGAGTCGGCGGTGACCTCGATTCGGCATTTGAAGGCGTTTCTGGGGTAGGCGTTGCAACTGCTGGTGGAGAACGAACCAAGCGAGGCGGCGGAACCGGTGAAGCTGCAAGTATTGGCGGCTTGGCAACCAAAGGCGGCGGTAAAGTCGGCGCGGGAACCAAGAAGAAGCGACGTGTCGCAAGTGCCAAGTTTTCCGGTGTCGAAGCGGATGGCTCACTTGACCCAGGCAAAATCACTAAGGTGGTCAAGCGTGGTCAGAAGGCTATTCAGGCTTGTTACGAGAAGCAACTCAAGCGAGACGACGGCCTAGCCGGTAAAATTGAGATTGAAGTTGTTATCAGTGAAAAGGGTAAAGTCTCTGAAGTGGTCATTACCGATGATTCGGTTGGCTCACGAGAACTTACAAGCTGTATTAAGAGTCGCGTTAAGCGCTGGCGATTCCCTGCACCAGATGATGGTGAAGTGTCTTTCGTTACATCGTTTATCTTTGCGTCTCAGGGTTAA
- a CDS encoding cyclic nucleotide-binding domain-containing protein: METQAKRAILAESPLFDNLLTTELTMLADLFTFKTYSAGEVVFDEGNVGDSMYVIAEGSVEVLRKNPAGELQPIAVLQAPQFFGEMSLIDKEYRSATVRANEGAKLLQLTNENLHVFARNYRNGFTWVVVNIARVLSTRLREVNRRLSEKL, from the coding sequence ATGGAAACGCAAGCAAAACGAGCTATTCTGGCAGAATCGCCGCTTTTCGATAACTTGTTGACCACTGAGCTAACCATGCTCGCCGATTTATTTACTTTCAAAACATATTCAGCTGGTGAAGTCGTCTTTGACGAGGGCAACGTTGGCGATTCTATGTATGTTATTGCTGAAGGTAGTGTAGAGGTTTTGCGTAAAAACCCAGCGGGTGAATTACAGCCCATCGCGGTTTTGCAGGCGCCTCAGTTTTTCGGTGAAATGTCTTTGATCGATAAAGAATATCGTAGTGCGACTGTCCGAGCGAACGAAGGTGCAAAACTCCTTCAGCTGACAAACGAAAATCTACACGTATTCGCGCGTAACTACCGTAACGGATTTACATGGGTTGTGGTTAACATTGCACGTGTACTCTCTACTCGTCTACGTGAAGTTAACCGTCGCTTGAGTGAGAAGCTTTAA
- the hemL gene encoding glutamate-1-semialdehyde 2,1-aminomutase encodes MNTKRSESLNQRATKLMPGGVNSPVRAFGSVGGSPVFIDHAQGSTVTDVDGNDYLDYVCSWGPLILGHAHPAVVATIQEAAVKGTSFGAATEKEVELAERVTRLVPSVEVVRFVSSGTEATMSALRLARGFTGRDRCIKFSGCYHGHTDAFLTDAGSGVATLGIPGSAGVPEGTARDTITLPYNDLEALDGYMAEHGDEVAAIILEPIACNMGMVKPNPGFLDGLRRACDQAGALLIFDEVITGFRVALGGAQELYGVKPDLTTFGKIIGAGLPVGAYGGRADIMSKVAPLGPVYQAGTLSGNPLAMAAGIAALDELAKPGVYESLEEKGAYLEKGISTLLKKYGRPGFLNRCGSIFYLWLSEGAEACPKDYADVKRGNTELYGSLFRELLNRGVYLAPSGFEVGFISTAHTFDDLDKTLEKMDEAFTAALSGQDYTKASESPKPITCSSITGCVDCR; translated from the coding sequence ATGAATACCAAACGCTCAGAATCCCTGAATCAACGCGCTACTAAACTGATGCCTGGAGGGGTTAACTCTCCGGTGCGGGCATTTGGCTCAGTTGGCGGCTCACCTGTTTTTATCGATCATGCTCAAGGCAGTACCGTCACCGATGTAGACGGTAATGACTACCTTGATTACGTTTGCTCTTGGGGCCCCTTAATTTTGGGGCACGCCCATCCCGCCGTGGTTGCCACCATTCAAGAAGCCGCGGTTAAAGGAACCAGCTTTGGCGCCGCTACCGAGAAAGAAGTCGAATTGGCTGAACGGGTCACGCGCCTTGTTCCCTCTGTTGAAGTCGTTCGATTTGTGAGCTCCGGTACGGAAGCTACGATGAGCGCACTTCGACTCGCGCGAGGTTTTACCGGGCGCGACCGGTGCATCAAGTTCTCAGGTTGTTACCACGGCCATACCGACGCGTTCTTAACAGACGCAGGTTCTGGTGTAGCCACCCTGGGTATACCAGGCTCCGCGGGAGTTCCCGAAGGCACCGCACGCGATACGATAACCCTACCCTACAACGACTTGGAGGCTCTTGATGGTTATATGGCCGAGCATGGCGACGAAGTTGCAGCCATTATTCTAGAGCCCATCGCTTGTAATATGGGCATGGTTAAACCGAATCCCGGATTTTTAGACGGTTTGCGACGTGCGTGCGACCAAGCTGGCGCTCTTTTAATTTTTGATGAAGTCATTACCGGTTTTAGAGTCGCCCTTGGCGGTGCCCAAGAACTCTATGGAGTTAAGCCCGATTTAACGACCTTCGGTAAAATCATCGGAGCGGGGCTTCCGGTTGGTGCATACGGCGGTAGAGCCGACATTATGTCTAAAGTGGCTCCCTTGGGGCCCGTTTATCAGGCCGGTACCCTCTCCGGGAACCCACTGGCCATGGCCGCTGGAATTGCTGCACTCGATGAATTGGCGAAGCCCGGTGTTTACGAGTCACTTGAAGAAAAAGGTGCATACTTGGAGAAGGGTATTTCGACCCTGCTTAAGAAATACGGCCGACCGGGTTTCTTAAATCGTTGCGGTTCTATCTTTTACCTCTGGCTTAGTGAGGGTGCTGAAGCATGCCCCAAAGACTACGCCGACGTTAAACGTGGAAATACGGAACTCTACGGAAGCCTATTTCGAGAACTCTTAAACCGCGGTGTTTACCTAGCGCCCAGTGGTTTTGAGGTTGGATTTATATCCACAGCTCATACCTTCGATGATCTAGATAAGACATTGGAGAAAATGGATGAAGCGTTTACCGCAGCCCTAAGTGGACAAGATTACACGAAGGCTTCGGAATCTCCGAAGCCAATTACGTGCTCGAGCATTACTGGTTGCGTTGACTGTAGGTAG
- the hemC gene encoding hydroxymethylbilane synthase, protein MGEKPLIIGSRGSDLALWQANHVSNLIQVPTHIEVIKTAGDRIQHLSLDKVEGKGFFTKEIEEALIQKRVDIAVHSFKDLPIEGPQELKLGAIPPRAPVRDVVIVKTELFQSEMLWGLKKGARVGTSSLRRKAHMLSKRPDLEMVDIRGNVPTRLQKVPNAELDAVILAEAGLARLGFIDKAQELGLTMTAADIEDICPAPAQGALAIQIRSDDSVAQAAISALHDPLTAKAVETERLLLGYFGGGCHLPLGAFGSHEGSLISLQALVASPDGKEHFRAFAKGEKADLVAADVHAQLCSQGADRYLD, encoded by the coding sequence ATGGGTGAAAAACCACTAATCATCGGCTCACGAGGCAGTGACCTTGCACTCTGGCAAGCCAATCATGTCTCAAACCTTATTCAAGTACCGACCCATATCGAGGTCATCAAGACTGCTGGAGATCGGATTCAACACCTCTCTCTCGATAAGGTTGAGGGAAAAGGTTTTTTCACAAAAGAAATTGAAGAAGCGTTGATTCAAAAACGAGTGGATATCGCAGTTCACTCGTTTAAAGACCTTCCCATCGAGGGCCCGCAAGAATTAAAGCTTGGGGCCATTCCGCCGCGCGCGCCAGTTCGCGATGTGGTGATTGTAAAGACCGAGCTCTTTCAGAGCGAGATGCTTTGGGGCCTTAAAAAAGGTGCCCGAGTTGGCACGAGTTCCTTACGCAGAAAAGCACACATGCTTAGCAAGCGACCAGACCTCGAGATGGTTGATATCCGAGGCAACGTGCCTACGCGTCTGCAGAAAGTGCCTAACGCAGAACTCGATGCTGTCATTCTCGCGGAAGCGGGACTCGCAAGATTAGGCTTTATAGACAAGGCCCAAGAGCTTGGACTCACAATGACTGCGGCCGATATCGAGGATATCTGCCCCGCACCAGCTCAAGGTGCACTTGCCATTCAAATTCGCAGCGACGATTCAGTTGCTCAAGCAGCTATTTCCGCACTTCATGATCCGCTCACCGCGAAAGCAGTAGAAACCGAGCGACTCTTACTCGGATACTTTGGCGGAGGTTGCCACCTTCCCCTTGGAGCTTTTGGCTCACACGAAGGTTCTTTGATTTCGCTTCAAGCACTTGTTGCCTCACCCGATGGCAAAGAGCATTTTCGCGCTTTCGCAAAAGGCGAAAAGGCAGATCTTGTAGCGGCCGATGTGCATGCACAGCTTTGCAGCCAAGGCGCCGACCGATACCTCGACTAA
- the queF gene encoding NADPH-dependent 7-cyano-7-deazaguanine reductase QueF has protein sequence MSTAPTRELETFPNPNPKRDYEIRFECPEFTCVCPKTGQPDFATIRIRYTPDEKCVELKSLKLYLWSFRDEGNFHEAVTNMILDDLVAATDPRHMTVEGDFYIRGGITTVVVASHSKEG, from the coding sequence ATGTCAACTGCGCCAACTCGAGAACTTGAAACATTTCCAAACCCAAACCCAAAACGTGACTATGAAATCCGTTTTGAGTGTCCTGAATTTACATGTGTTTGCCCAAAGACTGGCCAGCCTGATTTCGCGACAATTCGTATTCGGTATACGCCAGACGAAAAATGTGTAGAGCTTAAAAGCCTTAAACTTTATCTTTGGTCATTTCGCGATGAAGGCAATTTTCATGAAGCTGTCACCAACATGATTTTGGATGACTTGGTTGCCGCTACAGATCCTCGGCATATGACCGTCGAAGGTGATTTTTATATCCGTGGCGGAATCACGACCGTTGTTGTGGCAAGCCACTCCAAAGAAGGCTAA